A genome region from Macaca fascicularis isolate 582-1 chromosome 3, T2T-MFA8v1.1 includes the following:
- the OR6B1 gene encoding olfactory receptor 6B1 has product MELENQTRVTKFILVGFPGSLSVRAAMFLIFLVAYILTVAENVIIILLVQQNRPLHKPMYFFLANLSFLETWYISVTVPKLLFSFWSMNNSISFTLCMIQLYFFIALMCTECVLLAAMAYDRYVAICRPLHYPTIMSHGLCFRLALGSWAIGFGISLAKIYFISHLSFCGPNVINHFFCDISPVLNLSCTDMSIAELVDFILALGAFLFPLFITVLSYGCILATILRMPTGKQKAFSTCASHLMVVTIFYSAIIFMYARPRAIRAFNKNKIISIFYAIVTPSLNPFIYCLRNREVKEALKKLAYCQASRSD; this is encoded by the coding sequence ATGGAACTGGAGAACCAGACACGAGTCACCAAGTTCATTCTGGTGGGATTCCCCGGGAGCTTGAGTGTGCGGGCAGCCATGTTTCTGATATTCCTTGTGGCCTATATTCTGACAGTGGCTGAAAACGTGATCATCATCCTATTGGTGCAGCAAAATCGGCCACTGCACAAGCCTATGTACTTCTTCCTGGCCAACCTGTCCTTCTTGGAGACTTGGTACATCTCTGTGACTGTGCCCAAGTTACTGTTTAGTTTTTGGTCTATGAACAACAGCATCTCTTTCACACTCTGTATGATACAACTGTACTTCTTCATTGCACTCATGTGCACAGAATGTGTGCTCCTGGCCGCCATGGCCTATGACCGGTATGTGGCCATCTGTCGCCCACTCCACTACCCGACCATAATGAGCCATGGGCTCTGCTTCCGCCTCGCTCTTGGTTCCTGGGCCATTGGCTTTGGCATCTCCCTGGCGAAGATCTACttcatctcccacctcagcttctgtgGTCCCAATGTCATCAACCACTTCTTCTGTGACATCTCTCCAGTGCTTAATCTCTCTTGCACAGACATGTCCATAGCTGAGTTGGTGGACTTTATCCTGGCACTGGGCGCCTTCCTCTTCCCACTCTTTATTACTGTCCTGTCCTACGGATGCATTCTGGCCACCATCTTACGCATGCCCACAGGAAAACAGAAAGCGTTCTCCACCTGTGCCTCCCACCTTATGGTGGTCACCATTTTCTATTCAGCCATTATTTTCATGTATGCTCGACCTCGAGCTATCCGTGCCttcaacaagaacaaaattattTCCATCTTCTATGCCATTGTCACTCCTTCTCTCAACCCTTTCATTTATTGCCTAAGAAACCGAGAGGTCAAGGAAGCTCTGAAGAAACTGGCATATTGCCAGGCCAGCAGATCTGACTAG